One region of Macadamia integrifolia cultivar HAES 741 chromosome 11, SCU_Mint_v3, whole genome shotgun sequence genomic DNA includes:
- the LOC122094405 gene encoding UDP-glycosyltransferase 75C1-like, which translates to MDRPEKHFLLVTFPCQGHLNPTLQLAKHLISTTGTKVTLATTVYGQRLMTNTNTNTLPLIPGLSFAFFSNGFDDSNIPSDDPNYVCAQLKRVGSHSFSNLLNSFNEGPHPVTFIVYTILLPWVADVARSMHIPSAFLWISSATVFTLYYHFFNGHDHLIETSTSIDELPGLPPLTRQDLPSFFQPSSPHTYVLPIFREHFQALQQETHPRVLMNTFDALEGLALRTMSKLNVIGIGPSTPLEDKAYGCDLFRDKTGFDYTEWLNSKPAGSVVYVSFGSLVVLSKRQIEEIFHGLKESKRPFLWMLRSLESMKELELDEEVEGKIVGWCSQVEVLNHGSVGCFVTHCGWNSTVESLVAGVPVVGCPHISDQPTNAKMIESVFETGVRAKVSEEEEGIVEREEIKRCLNMMMGGERGEEMRRNALKWKELAMEAMGKDGSSTRNFLAFVEEVVQGCDTSTE; encoded by the coding sequence ATGGATCGTCCTGAGAAACACTTCCTTCTAGTTACCTTCCCGTGCCAAGGCCATCTCAACCCAACACTGCAGCTAGCTAAGCACCTCATAAGCACCACCGGTACCAAGGTCACCTTGGCCACCACCGTTTACGGCCAACGCCTCAtgacaaacacaaacacaaacacccTTCCTCTCATTCCCGGCTTATCCTTCGCTTTCTTTTCCAACGGTTTCGACGACAGCAACATCCCGTCCGACGACCCCAACTATGTCTGCGCTCAACTAAAACGTGTGGGTTCTCATTCCTTCTCCAACCTTCTCAATTCATTCAACGAAGGACCTCACCCGGTGACCTTCATAGTTTACACCATCCTCCTTCCATGGGTTGCCGACGTTGCACGCTCCATGCACATCCCCTCTGCCTTCTTATGGATCTCCTCAGCCACCGTCTTCACCCTTTATTACCACTTCTTCAACGGCCATGATCACCTAATTGAAACCTCAACCTCTATTGACGAACTACCAGGATTGCCTCCCTTAACTCGCCAGgaccttccttctttcttccaacCCTCAAGCCCTCACACTTATGTGCTCCCAATCTTCCGTGAACACTTTCAAGCCCTGCAACAAGAAACCCATCCACGTGTCCTTATGAACACCTTCGATGCTTTAGAAGGACTCGCCTTAAGGACCATGTCCAAGTTGAACGTTATCGGGATCGGTCCTTCGACCCCATTAGAAGATAAAGCCTATGGATGTGATCTCTTTCGGGATAAGACCGGGTTCGACTATACAGAGTGGCTCAACTCAAAACCGGCTGGTTCGGTGGTTTATGTGTCGTTTGGGAGCTTGGTGGTGTTATCCAAAAGACAGATTGAAGAGATCTTTCATGGACTAAAGGAGAGTAAGAGGCCGTTCTTGTGGATGTTGAGGTCATTGGAGAGTATGAAGGAATTAGAATTGGATGAGGAAGTAGAAGGGAAGATAGTTGGGTGGTGTTCACAGGTGGAGGTTTTGAACCATGGTTCAGTTGGGTGTTTTGTGACACATTGTGGGTGGAACTCGACGGTGGAGAGTTTGGTCGCCGGAGTGCCGGTGGTGGGGTGTCCACACATTTCTGATCAGCCGACGAACGCGAAGATGATCGAGTCAGTGTTTGAGACTGGGGTGAGGGCGAAAGTgagtgaagaagaggaagggatagtggagagagaggagattAAAAGGTGCTTGAACATGAtgatgggaggagagaggggggaGGAGATGAGAAGGAATGCTTTGAAGTGGAAGGAATTGGCCATGGAGGCTATGGGCAAAGATGGTTCTTCCACCAGAAATTTCCTAGCCTTTGTGGAAGAGGTGGTGCAAGGGTGCGATACAAGTACAGAATAG